The following is a genomic window from Citrifermentans bemidjiense Bem.
CTAGCCTGGTTATTTACAGGTTTTACTGTTTTTTGGGGGATCTGAAATCTCCCCAGAGGTCGAAAACACCCAGCACCGCGACCGCCAGCACCATGAAGGGCTGGATGATCAGGAACAGGGCGGACAAAAGCCTGATGAACTTCGGAACCTGGAGCTTGCAGAAGTAGTGGCTGATGACGGCGAAACCCTGAACTGAGTAAAGGGCGGCAACCACGATCAGCACGTTCAGCGAGGCCAGGTAAACAGGGGTGCTCGGCGCCAGCATACCGAACCCCGAGGCAATCAAAAGCCATACCAGCGGCTCGGGATTGCGGTACTTCTTGAAATCTCCAACGTAGAGCGGCATCCGGACCCGGTTGGCGACCCTGGCTAGAACCAAGAGGTTCATGCAGGCCACAAGTCCAAGCGACACGGTGACGAGCGCGGGGTAGATGGTGATGACCAGTTCGCCCGCCTGCTGCATCGACTCCTGCATCGCCTTGAGTTCGTCCCCCTTGACCCCCGCCTTCTCATAGAGCAAAGCGGTCTGGGTGATGCTCGACTGCACCCCCTTGGTCACCTTGGCGTGCAGATCGGCCCCGGTGTCCCAGCTGTAGAGCAGGGCGGCAACGAGCATGACCAGCAGGTTGATGGCGACCGAGTAGACGATCGATCGGGCGCCCCCTTTCAACCGGAGCAAAAACTCGGGAAGCGCCAGGGAGAGAACGCCTGCCTGCAGCAGGTAGACCAGCAGGAGCGTTGAATCCGCCAGGCCGAGGAGCAGCGCCGACGAGGTCAGCAGCACCAAAAGCCCGATCTTCCTGTCGTTCTTCAGGGCGTAGTAAGCGCCGGGGAGCGGCGCGAAAAAGCCCGGGATCATGCCGAGCACGGGGAAGTAGACGAAAGCAAGGAAGAGCGTCACCGTGGCGACGCTCCCCTTCACTACATCAAGAATCTGCCCCTGTACTGGGTTCACCTTAAGCGACACTAGGCGGTAGCGTGGCTGCCGGCGATCGGAAGCAGGGCTATGTTCCTTGCCCTTTTGATCGCTTCGGTGATTTCCCTCTGGTGCTTGGAGCAGTTACCGGAGATACGGCGCGGGATGATCTTGCCGCGCTCGGACACGAAGTAACGCAGGGTACGCGGGTCCTTGTAATCGATGGTTACCTGCTTGTCAGCGCAGAAACGGCAAACTTTACGACGCTGAAACGGCCTTTTCTTCCTGGGGCCGCTGGTGCTTCTCTGGGGTGCTCTTTCGTCAGCCATCTTTTATCCCTCCACCGTAGTAGTCGTTTCGGCCGGTGCCTCGGTAGCAGCCTCAG
Proteins encoded in this region:
- the rpsR gene encoding 30S ribosomal protein S18 gives rise to the protein MADERAPQRSTSGPRKKRPFQRRKVCRFCADKQVTIDYKDPRTLRYFVSERGKIIPRRISGNCSKHQREITEAIKRARNIALLPIAGSHATA
- a CDS encoding YybS family protein; this encodes MNPVQGQILDVVKGSVATVTLFLAFVYFPVLGMIPGFFAPLPGAYYALKNDRKIGLLVLLTSSALLLGLADSTLLLVYLLQAGVLSLALPEFLLRLKGGARSIVYSVAINLLVMLVAALLYSWDTGADLHAKVTKGVQSSITQTALLYEKAGVKGDELKAMQESMQQAGELVITIYPALVTVSLGLVACMNLLVLARVANRVRMPLYVGDFKKYRNPEPLVWLLIASGFGMLAPSTPVYLASLNVLIVVAALYSVQGFAVISHYFCKLQVPKFIRLLSALFLIIQPFMVLAVAVLGVFDLWGDFRSPKKQ